ATAAGCAATGAAATCAATGTTTCAACGGCTTCGGGAATGAGTAGGGGGTCGCCACTTTTAGCAAGAGTTACTGGATCAAGCACTAGAGGAATATTGACTGCTTTTTGCTTCAGGAAAGAGGAAATTAACTCAATAATTTCACTATTAAAGAGCATGCCAATTTTAATGCTGTCAGGCACCACATCATCAAAGATTGCATGAAGCTGGTCTTCGATAGCTTGCAGGGGAATACTGTAGCATTTCCTGACCCCACATGTATTTTGAACGGGCAGGGCAGTCAATACAGTCATTCCATAACACCCGAACGCTGAAAATGTTTTTAAATCAGCCTGGATTCCAGCCCCACCAGAACCATCGAAACCAGCAATAGACAGTGCTTTATATATCATTTATCAAGAACTCATCTGAGTGAATATTTCAGAAAAATAATTCCAGTCAGGAGAGAACAGATTATTTATAAATTCCTGCCTGAAAAAACCTGGGGCTTCAGATTTTTGGTGGGCTAATTGACCGCATAAACCAAAATAGGCAGTGGCATAAGTTGTAGCCTGAAAGAGGTTAGTGTTACAAGAAACAAAAGCGCTAATTACTGCAGTCATTGTGCATCCCATCCCTGTTATTAAGGGCATTAGGTTTGATCCAAAAGGGAGGGTGTGGCTCTGACTTCCATCAGTAATAAAATCTTTTGGACCACTGATAACTATAGTTTTAGCCAAATCCTTCGCTAGAACCATTCCACTAGCTATGGCATTTTCTACGCTATCCATGCTTTCCACCCCTTTTGTAGAACTATTAGTACCTGATAATGAAATGATTTCACTGGCATTGCCTCTGATTATATGCGTAAAAGGGAGTAGTTGATGCACAGCTGACGTTCT
The sequence above is drawn from the Legionella antarctica genome and encodes:
- the thiM gene encoding hydroxyethylthiazole kinase gives rise to the protein MIEQIKSSLLILREKRPLVLCLTNYVTMDFMANCLLALGAAPIMSESIDELEELTNISHALYINIGTLNKQFMERAVFAAKIANSLQKPVIIDPVGSGASKLRTSAVHQLLPFTHIIRGNASEIISLSGTNSSTKGVESMDSVENAIASGMVLAKDLAKTIVISGPKDFITDGSQSHTLPFGSNLMPLITGMGCTMTAVISAFVSCNTNLFQATTYATAYFGLCGQLAHQKSEAPGFFRQEFINNLFSPDWNYFSEIFTQMSS